The region TGAGCATAATCTCTAACACGTCTCAATAGCCTTAAAGCAATTCTTGGAGTACCACGGGATATCTTTGCCAAATCATATGATGCGTTTTCATCTAAATGTAGGTTTATTAATACTGAGAAATTAACAATTATTTGTTTTAATTCATCAATTGTATAAAATTCAAATTTATGAGATATACCAAATCTATCTCTTAAAGGGGCGCTAATCGAGGCTAATTTAGTGGTCGCTCCAATCAGAGTAAATTTGGGAAGATTAATTGTTCTGCAACGTGCTCCTCTATTTGCTCCCATTGTTAAATCTAGTCTAAAATCTTCCATTGCAGAATATAACAATTCTTCAGTCAACCTATTTAAGCGATGTATCTCATCTATAAATAAAACTTCACCTTCTTTTAATCCAAGCAGTAAGCCAACAATATCCCTAGGTCTTTCAATTGCCGGTGCAGTAGCTATCCTGCATTTTGTATTCAATTCATTAGCAATCAGAAATGCCAGTGTGGTTTTACCTAAGCCCGGCTGTCCATATAAAAGAATATGTTCCAAAGGTTCTTTTCTGTAAATTGAAGCATCTATAGCTATTCTTAAAGAGGACATAAGTTGTTCTTGGCCAATAAATTCTTGTAAACTTACAGGCCGAGCTAAATTAAGATTATTTTTTCTTTTTTCTTCTGGTGTGATTTTTGAATCAACTAACCTAAGCTCTTTTTTACGAAGAGAAAAATCATCATCGCTTATATTAGAGGAAATTATTGCCATAATAAAAGGTTAATTGTAATTGTTATGAGTAGAAAGATTTTTTACATCTAAAATGGCAAAAAATTCAAAAAAAGTTCAAAAAAATACTGAAAAGGGAAATAATTTCAAACGTCTAGCTGATAATAGATATGCAAAATTTCAATACACTATAAATGAAACAATCGAAGCTGGTATTGAACTTTTAGGTACTGAAGTAAAGTCTATTAGAAACGGAAAAGCAAATTTAA is a window of Prochlorococcus marinus XMU1419 DNA encoding:
- the ruvB gene encoding Holliday junction branch migration DNA helicase RuvB, which codes for MAIISSNISDDDFSLRKKELRLVDSKITPEEKRKNNLNLARPVSLQEFIGQEQLMSSLRIAIDASIYRKEPLEHILLYGQPGLGKTTLAFLIANELNTKCRIATAPAIERPRDIVGLLLGLKEGEVLFIDEIHRLNRLTEELLYSAMEDFRLDLTMGANRGARCRTINLPKFTLIGATTKLASISAPLRDRFGISHKFEFYTIDELKQIIVNFSVLINLHLDENASYDLAKISRGTPRIALRLLRRVRDYAQVVKDTNVISMNLIKKALNSYQIDQKGLDSLDRQYLSFLNKNNNSPTGLDSIAAGLGDDSAMLEFVVEPYLIQIGFITRTPRGRLLTASGKKYIDAKNGNF